The genomic region CGGTGCGGCGGCCCTCGGCGTATTGATAGACGCGTACGGCAGGATGTGCGGCATGCCCAGTGCAGAATCGACGCGAGCGAGCGTCCACGAGCCGGACCCGGTGCGGCCGACCCAGGAGGACGAGGTCGCCGCGGCCGGCAGCGAGCTGATCGGCGGCCCGCTCGGGCGGCGTGCCCTGCTCGGGGCGTCCTGGTGGACTCCCGTGCGGGTGATCGCGCTGGTGGCGATCGGCATGTTCGCCCTCGGCCTGGTCCAGAAGGCGCCCTGCTACAACGGCGCCTGGTTCTTCGGTGCCAGCTCCCAGTACACGCACGCGTGCTACTCGGACATCCCGCACCTCTACCAGGGGCGTGGCTTCGCCGACGGGCTCGTGCCGTACTTCGACAAGCTCCCCGGCGACATGCAGTACCTGGAGTACCCGGTGCTCACCGGTGTCTTCATGGAGGTCGCCTCCTGGCTCACGCCAGGCAGCGGCACCATCCAGGACCAGGAGCAGTGGTACTGGATGGTCAACGCCGGAATGCTGATGGTGTGCGCGTCGGTCATCGCCGTCTGCGTGACCCGCACGCATGCCCGGCGCCCCTGGGACGGCCTGCTGGTCGCCCTGGCACCTGCCTTCGCGCTGACGGCGACCATCAACTGGGACCTGCTGGCGGTCGCCCTGACGGCCGCGGCGATGCTGATGTGGTCGCGCGGACGCTCCCTCGCCTTCGGCGTCCTGCTGGGACTCGCCACGGCCGCGAAGCTCTACCCCTTCCTGATCCTCGGGCCGCTGCTGGTGCTGTGCTGGCGCGCGGGCAAGTGGCGTGAGTTCGGGGCCGCCCTGGGCGGGGCGATCGTCGCCTGGGTCGTCGTGAACGGGCCGGTGATGCTCTTCGCGTTCGAGGGCTGGTCGAAGTTCTACACGTTCAGCCAGGAACGAGGCGTCGACTTCGGCTCCTTCTGGCTGATCATGGCCCAGAACTCGGACAACCCCCTTAGCATCGACACCGTCAACACGCTCGCCACGCTGCTGATGCTGGTGTGCTGCGCGGGTGTCGCGGTGCTGGCGCTGACCGCGCCGCGCCGCCCGCGGTTCGCCCAGCTCGCCTTCCTGATCGTCGCGGCGTTCATCCTCACCAACAAGGTCTACTCGCCGCAGTACGTCCTGTGGCTGGTGCCCCTGGCCGCCCTGGCCCGGCCGAAGTGGCGGGACTTCCTGATCTGGCAGGCCTGCGAGGTGGCGTACTTCCTGGGGATCTGGATGTACCTCGCGTACACGACCAGCGGAGACGCCCACAAGGGACTGCCCACCGACGGCTACCACTGGGCCATCGGCCTGCACCTGCTGGGCACGCTGTATCTCTGCGTCATGATCGTGCGAGACATCTTCATGCCGGAGCGGGACCCGGTCCGACGGTCCGGGGACGACGACCCCTCGGGCGGAGTGCTCGACGGCGCGGAGGACGTCTTCGCCCTGGGCCCCGCGGCCCGTCCCGCCCGGCACGCGGCCGCTCAGTTCGACGGTCCGCAGGTCGAGTGGGGCAGGCAGGGCGCGACAGGCGGTTCGCTCTGAGCGAACGATGCGAAAGGCCGTACACGGGAAACCGTGTACGGCCTTCTTGCTGCGCTGGTCCTGGGAGTGCGTGCGCGCCGGTCAGCGGTCCACGATCCGGTCGAACTGCGTGGTGGTGTGCCGCAGATGGGCCACCAGCTCCTCGCCCACCTTCGGCTCCGGCGCGTCCGCGGGCACGAACAGGATCGAGACCTGCATGTGCGGCGGCTCGGCGAACCAGCGCTGCTTGCCGCCCCAGACGAACGGAGAAAGGTTCCGGTTGACCGTCGCGAGGCCGGCCCGGGCGACGCCCTTGGCGCGCGGCATGACGCCATGCAGCGCCTTGGGGGCCTCCAGGCCCACCCCGTGCGACGTACCGCCCGCCACGACCACCAGGAAGCCGTCGGAGGCCGCCTTCTGCTGCCGGTAGCCGAAGCGCTCGCCCTTGGCCACGCGCGTGACGTCCAGGACCGCGCCGCGGTACTCGGTGGCCTCGTGGTCCCCCAGCCACAGCCGCGTGCCGATGCGGGCACGGAACCGGGTCTGCGGGAACTGCTGCTGGAGCCGGATGAGTTCCTCGGCCTTGAGGTGGCTGACGAACATGGTGTGCAGAGGCAGCCGGGCGGCGCGCAGCCGGTCCATCCAGCCGATGACCTCCTCGACCGCGTCCGAGCCGTCGGTGCGGTCCAGCGGCAGGTGGATCGCGAAGCCTTCCAGCCGGATGTTCTCGATGGCGGCGTGCAGCTGGGGCAGATCCTGCTCGCCGATGCCGTGCCGCTTCATCGAGGACATCACCTCGATCACCACACGGGCACCGACCAGGCCGTACACGCCGTCTATCGACGAGACCGAGCGGATGACCCGGTCCGGCAGGGGCACGGGCTCCTCGCCGCGCCGGTACGGCGTCAGCACCAGCAGGTCACCGCTGAACCAGTCCTTGATCCGGGCGGCCTCGTACGTCGTGCCGACGGCGAGGACGTCCGAGCCCAGCCGTGTGGCCTCCTCCGCCAGCCGCTCGTGCCCGAAGCCGTAGCCGTTGCCCTTGCAGACCGGCACGAGGCCGGGGAACTGCTCCTGCACGTGCTTGTGGTGCGCCCGCCAGCGCGCGGTGTCGACGTAGAGCGTGAGCGCCATGGCCGGACCTGGAACCTTTCTCGCGGTTGCCGTGAATCAGTGGTTGCCGTTGTCAGAGGGTGCCGTATCAGAGGTATAGAAGCACTGAACGTGACATCAGCGGCGCGACATGTAGATGTCGAGCGCCTTGTGCAGCAGCTTGTTCAGCGGGAAGTCCCACTCGCCGAGGTACTCGGCGGCCTGTCCGCCGGTGCCCACCTTGAACTGGATCAGGCCGAAGAGGTGGTCGGTCTCGTCCAGCGAGTCGGAGATGCCGCGCAGGTCGTAGACGGTGGCGCCGAGCGCGTAGGCGTCGCGCAGCATCCGCCACTGCATCGCGTTGGAGGGCCGGACTTCACGGCCGATGTTGTCGGAGGCGCCGTAGGAGTACCAGACGTGCCCGCCGACGATCAGCATCGTCGCCGCCGACAGGTTCACGCCGTTGTGCCGGGCGAAGTACAGCCGCATGCGGTTGGGGTCCTCGGTGTTGAGGGCCGTCCACATGCGCTGGAAGTACGACAGCGGGCGCGGCCGGAAGTGGTCGCGCACGGCCGTGATCTCGTACAGCCGCTGCCATTCCTCAAGGTCCTGGTAGCCGCCCTGGACGACCTCGACGCCGGCCTTCTCGGCCTTCTTGATGTTGCGGCGCCACAGCTGGTTGAAGTTCTTGTGGACCTCTTCCAGGGAGCGGTTGGCCAGCGGCACCTGGAAGACGTAGCGGGGCTGGACGTCGCCGAAGCCGGCGCCGCCGTCCTCGCCCTGCTGCCACCCCATGCGGCGCAGTTTGTCGGCGACCTCGAAGGCGCGCGGCTCGATGTGGTCGGCCTCGATGTCGCGCAGCCTCTTCACGTCAGGGTTCTGGATGCCCTGCTTGATGGAGGTGGCCTCCCAGCGCCGGATGACCACCGGCGGGCCCATCTTCACCGAGAAGGCGCCCTGCTGCTTCAGGTGCGCCAGCATCGGCTCGATCCACTCCTGGAGATTCGGCGCGAACCAGTTGATGACCGGGCCCTCGGGCAGATAGGCGAGGTAGCGCTTGATCTTGGGAAGCTGCCGGTAGAGGACCAGACCGGCACCGACCAGCTCGCCCGTCCTGTCGTCGAACCATCCGAGGTTCTCGGAGCGCCACTCCGCCTTGACATCAGCCCAGGCCGGGACCTGCATGTGGCTCGCCGACGGCAGGCTCTGGATGTAGGCCAGATGCTGCTCTCGACTGATGGTCCTCAGGGTCAGGCTCATTTCGGGGCGCTCCTCGGGCTGGTGTGTCCCCATGGGGTCAGGGGCTCCGGCTCTCGCGCGAAGCCTACTGCGCCTTGGATGCGCGCCGGTTGGGCGTACGGAACCTTCGCCCCGGCCGTGGGCGGCCGGGGCGTCACCCGGTGTTCAGAAGGGGATGTCCCTGGCGTCAGTCGATGAGACCGCCGAAGAGACCGCCGTGCGCCATGCCCAGGAAGAACCCGACGCCTGCGGCACCGAGGCCGAGGATCAGGCCGAAGCGCTCCCTGGTCGTCTCCGAGACCCACTGGCCGTACGCGCCGGTGAGAATGCCCACCAGGCCGGTCCAGGAGCTGAGCAGGTGCAGGTCCTCGTCGACGAGTGCCGTGATGAACGACGTGATGCCCAGGACCAGGGTCACCGCGAGCAGGGCGTCCTGGAGTGGGTGGGGCTTGCCGTCCGTGGCGAAGAGGCCGCCGGCGGTGTTGGGTCGCAATGCCTGTGCCATAGGGCACCTCCTGCGAAAGTCGGCGCATCGTAGCGCCATACACACCCGATGTGTACAGATTGGCTGCCCTCGCGGCCGGATTTCAACCGCAAGCCACTGTGCGGGTAGTCTGTACCGTCCGCACCGGTGTCTGCCCATGTCACGACAGGGGCTTCTCGACAGAACCCCCGACTGTCAGTGGTGGCCGATACCGTTGCTACGCATCACAACCCTCCTGCCACGGAACGACCGTGGCCGCTGAGTCCAAAGGAGGTGGGTTCCACATGCGTCACTACGAGGTGATGGTCATCCTCGACCCCGACGTCGAGGAGCGCGCTGTCTCCCCGCTGATCGAGAACTTCCTCTCTGTCGTCCGTGACGGCGGCGGAAAGGTCGAGAAGGTCGACACCTGGGGCCGTCGTCGTCTCGCGTACGAGATCAAGAAGAAGCCCGAGGGCATCTACTCGGTCATCGACCTTCAGGCTGAGCCTGCGGTCGTCAAGGAGCTCGACCGCCAGATGAACCTGAACGAGTCGGTCCTCCGGACCAAGGTCCTCCGTCCCGAGACCCACTGAGCTCTCCCGCTCAGCTGATTCCGGGATTCGAGTAGCAAGCAGCCAGAGCAAACCCGCCGAGAGGTTCCCCCATGGCAGGCGAGACCGTCATCACGGTGGTCGGCAATCTTGTCGACGACCCCGAGCTGCGCTTCACCCCCTCCGGTGCGGCCGTCGCGAAGTTCCGTGTCGCGTCCACTCCCCGCACCTTCGACCGCCAGACGAACGAGTGGAAGGACGGCGAGAGCCTCTTCCTGACCTGCTCGGTCTGGCGTCAGGCGGCGGAGAACGTCGCCGAGTCGCTCCAGCGAGGCATGCGCGTCATCGTGCAGGGCCGGCTGAAGCAGCGGTCCTACGAGGACCGTGAGGGCGTCAAGCGCACGGTCTACGAGCTGGACGTCGAGGAAGTCGGCGCCAGCCTGCGCAATGCCACGGCCAAGGTCACCAAGACCACCGGCCGCGGTGGCCAGGGCGGCTACGGCGGCGGTGGCGGTGGCGGCCAGGGTGGCGGCGGCTGGGGCGGCGGCCCCGGCGGCGGCCAGCAGGGCGGCGGCGCTCCCGCTGACGACCCGTGGGCGACCGGCGCTCCCGCCGGTGGCAACCAGGGCGGTGGCGGCGGCTGGGGCGGTGGCTCCGGCGGCGGCCAGCAGGGCGGCGGCTACTCGGACGAGCCCCCCTTCTAGGGCGGGTTCGCACCCCAACTTCTTGATCACACAGGAGATACACCATGGCGAAGCCGCCTGTGCGCAAGCCGAAGAAGAAGGTCTGCGCATTCTGCAAGGACAAGGTCACGTACGTGGACTACAAGGACACGAACATGCTGCGGAAGTTCATTTCCGACCGCGGCAAGATCCGTGCCCGCCGCGTGACCGGCAACTGCACGCAGCACCAGCGTGACGTCGCCACGGCCGTCAAGAACAGCCGTGAGATGGCGCTGCTGCCCTACACGTCCACCGCGCGATAAGGGAAGGGTGACCGACACATGAAGATCATCCTCACCCACGAGGTCTCCGGCCTCGGTGCCGCGGGCGACGTCGTCGACGTCAAGGACGGTTACGCTCGCAACTACCTGATCCCGCGGAAGTTCGCTATCCGCTGGACCAAGGGTGGCGAGAAGGACGTCGAGCAGATCCGTCGTGCTCGCAAGATCCACGAGATCCAGACCATCGAGCAGGCCAACCAGGTGAAGGCCCAGCTCGAGGGCGTCAAGGTCCGCCTGGCTGTCCGCTCCGGCGACGCCGGTCGTCTCTTCGGTTCCGTCACCCCGGCCGACATCGCTTCCGCGATCAAGGCTTCCGGTGGCCCCGAGGTCGACAAGCGCCGCATCGAGCTGGGCTCGCCGATCAAGACGCTGGGCGCTCACGAGACGTCCGTGCGTCTGCACCCCGAGGTTGCCGCCAAGGTCAACATCGAGGTCGTCGCGGCCTGAGTGCCGCGCTCGCTGAAGCAGTGAGCGATGGGGTCGCACCTTTCACGGGTGCGGCCCCATCGTCGTTTCGGCCCCATCGTCGATGTGGCCCGTCGTCGTTTCACGTGAAACACCGTGTTTCACGTGAAACAGCAGTGAGGGCCGAGTCCGGCGGTCAGCGGGTCGCGCCCGTCACGATCCAGCGGCCCGAGCGGGTCCGGAGCCACAGCGTCAGCATCCGCACGGTCATCATCAGCGTCATGGTGGCCCAGAGGGCGGTGAGTCCACCGCCCAGTACTGGCACCAGCAGGGCGACCGGGGTGAAGACCGCCAGAGTGAGCAGCATGGCCCAGGCCAGGTAGGGGCCGTCACCGGCGCCCATCAAGACTCCGTCCAGGACGAAGACGATGCCGGAGATCGGCTGCGAGAGGGCGACGATGAGCAGGGCGGGCAGCGCCACGTCCTTGACCGTCGCGTCACTGGTGAACAGGGGCAGGAATGCCGGTCGGGTGATGACGACCAGGATGCCGAGAACGACCCCGACGGCGATCCCCCACTCGACCATGCGACGGCACGCGTCGCGGGCACCTTGCGCGTCACCGGCTCCGAGGTAGCGACCGATGATCGCCTGTCCCGCGATGGCGATGGCGTCGAGGGCGAAGGCGAGCAGGCTCCACAGGGACAGGATGATCTGATGTGCGGCGATGTCGGCATCCCCGAGACGGGCGGCGACCGCCGTGGCGATCATCAGGATCGCTCGCAGGGAGAGGGTGCGAACCAACAGGGGCACACCGGCCTGTGCGGAGGCCCTGATGCCTGCGGCGTCCGGGCGCAGCGAGGCACCGTACCGGCGCGCCCCGCGCAGAACCACGGCGAGGTAGACCAGGGCCATGCCCCACTGGGCGATGACGGTGCCCCAGGCGGAGCCGGCGATCCCCAGGTCGGCGCCGTAGACGAGCCCCGCGTTGAGGGCGCCATTGGCGACGAAGCCGGCGATGGCCACATAGAGAGGCGTTTTGGTGTCCTGGAGGCCGCGCAGCACGCCGGTCGCGGCGAGGACGACGAGCATGGCCGGTATGCCGAGCGTGGAGATGCGCAGGTACGTGGTCGCATAGGGAGCCGCCGCGTCGGAAGCGCCGAAGAGGTCCACGACAGAGGATGCCGTCGGCAGGACGACGGCGACGACGGCAGCGCCGAGGAGCAGGGCCAGCCAGATACCGTCCATGCCCTGGCGAATGGCGGCCTGGAGATCACCCGCGCCGACGCGGCGGGCGACCGCCGCTGTCGTGGCGTAGGCGAGGAAGACGAAGACACTGACGGCGGTCATCAGCAGGGCCGAGGCGACGCCGAGGCCGGCGAGTTGGGCCGTGCCCAGATGGCCCACGATGGCGGTGTCGGCCATGAGGAAGAGGGGCTCGGCGACGAGGGAGCCGAAGGCCGGCACGGCGAGAGCGACGATCTCTCGGTCGTGCTGTCTCCGGCCGGTTCTGCGGCGCGCGGGGGCCTGTGTCATGTGCACCAATCTAATCGTCCACAGGTAAGAGATGCAACGGCCTTGTGGCCCTTACTTTCCGTCCAGGGGTGCGCACTGCTGTACACCGTTCGAAGCGATCTTGCGCCGGTCGGGGAAGTTTTTCTTCTGCACAGCCGGTGGACGGCAAATCCGCAGGTCACAGCAGCCTTTCCCGGGCAGCTCGCTGCTTGTTCACAGGCCTGTCCACCGGGTCGTGCACAGGTTTTGAGGAGTTCTCCACAGCATCTGGGCCGTCGTCCACATGGCCTGTGGATAACCAGATTGGCTGACGGTGCCGACAGGCCTAACGTGGTCCGGCGCCCGCTCCGTCTGCCGGTTTTCAAAATGTCACAAAACCGGCGTTGGTCAACCGGAGTTGGGCGTCTCATTTGTCAGTGCCGTGCCGTAGAAAAGAGGGGCACGGCGAGGTCTGCTGCGGCGGACGGGAGGAGGTGGCTCGGTGAGCATTTCCGAGCCCTTGGACGACCCGTGGGCCGACAGCGGTCCCAGTGATCGTCTGCCCGCCTCCCGCCGACGTGGCGACGGAGCCCGTGGCCGCGACGAACAACACGAGCGCGGCAGGGACAACGGGGCCTGGGACGGCGGCGCCGCCCCGACGTTCGAGCGGGTACCGCCGCAGGACATCGAGGCCGAGCAGTCCGTCCTCGGCGGCATGCTGCTCTCCAAGGACGCCATCGCCGACGTCGTCGAGATCCTCAAGGGCCACGACTTCTACAAGCCGGCCCACGAGACGATCTACCAGGCCGTCCTCGACGTCTACGCCAAGGGCGAGCCGGCCGACCCCATCACGATCGCCGCCGAGCTCACCAAGCGCGGCGAGATCAACAAGGTCGGCGGGGCCTCGTATCTGCACACCCTCGTCCAGACGGTGCCCACGGCCGCCAACGCGGCCTACTACGCGGAGATCGTCCACGAGCGGGCCGTGCTGCGCCGCCTGGTCGAGGCGGGTACGCGCATCACGCAGATGGGATACGCGGCCGACGACGACGTCGACGAGATCGTCAACCGCGCCCAGGCGGAGGTCTACGCGGTCACCGAGCAGCGCACCAGCGAGGACTACCTGCCGCTCGGCGACATCATGGAGGGCGCGCTCGACGAGATCGAGGCGATCGGCTCGCGCAGCGGTGAGATGACCGGCGTGCCCACGGGGTTCACGGACTTCGACTCGCTCACCAACGGGTTGCACCCGGGCCAGATGATCGTCATCGCCGCGCGTCCCGCCATGGGTAAGTCGACGCTCGCGCTGGACTTCGCGCGGGCCGCCTCGATCAAGAACAACCTGCCGAGCGTGATCTTCTCGCTCGAAATGGGACGCAACGAGATCGCGATGCGTCTGCTGTCCGCCGAGGCGCGAGTCGCCCTGCACCACATGCGGTCCGGCACGATGACGGACGAGGACTGGACGCGCCTGGCCCGGCGGATGCCGGACGTCTCGGCCGCCCCGCTCTACATCGACGACTCCCCGAACCTGTCGATGATGGAGATCCGCGCCAAGTGCCGCCGCCTCAAGCAGCGCAACGATCTCCGGCTGGTGGTCATCGACTACCTCCAGCTGATGCAGTCCGGCGGTTCCAAGCGGGCCGAGAGCCGTCAGCAGGAGGTCTCGGACATGTCCCGTAACCTCAAGCTGCTGGCCAAGGAGCTGGAGATCCCGGTCATTGCGCTCTCCCAGCTGAACCGTGGTCCCGAGCAGCGCACGGACAAGAAGCCGATGGTCTCCGACCTGCGTGAGTCGGGTTCCATCGAGCAGGACGCCGACATGGTCATCCTGCTGCACCGCGAGGACGCCTACGAGAAGGAGTCACCGCGCGCGGGCGAGGCCGACCTGATCGTGGCCAAGCACCGAAACGGTCCGACGGCGACGATCACGGTCGCCTTCCAGGGTCACTACTCGCGGTTCGTGGACATGGCGCAGACCTGATCCGGTGCCGACGCAGACCTGAATCGGTGGCGACGGCGAAATGAGGTCGACTCGGTCGTGCCCGGCCAGGTGGACTTGGCCCATGACGACACCTCAGGAAGAGCTGCTTCCAGCAACGAGTCGTGCGCTGCTGCACCGGATCGCCGTGGCACAGGCCGAGGGGCGGGCGCCGTCGCTGGTCGCGTCCGTCGTCCGGGACGGCCGGGCGGTGTGGCACGGTGCCCGCACATCGGTGGACGGGCAAGTGCCCGACGAGAACGTCCAGTACCGCATCGGCTCGATCACCAAGACCTTCACCGCCGTTCTCGTGATGCGCCTGCGGGACGAGGGGCTGCTCGGGCTCGGGGATCCACTGGAGAAGTTCGTGCCGGGTACCGGCGCGGGGGAGGCGACCATCGCCGAACTGCTCGCGCACACGGGCGGGCTGGCGGCCGAATCGCCCGGCCCATGGTGGGAACGCACGCCCGGATCCCTGCGGCCGGAACTGTCCGACGTGCTCGGTGAGCAGCCCCTTCTGCACCCCGTCGGCCGACGGCACCATTACTCGAACCCCGGCTACACGTTGCTGGGCGCACTCGTGGAGGAGCTGCGGGGGATCTCCTGGGAGGAGGCACTACGGCGTGAAGTGCTCGAACCACTGGGGCTCGACCGGACAACCGTGCGACCGCAGGCCCCGCACGCGGGTGGCTGGGCCGTGCATCCCTGGGCCGATGTTCTGCTGCCCGAGCCCGCCGAGGACCTCGGTCGTATGGCACCCGCCGGTCAACTCTGGTCGACCACGGCAGACCTGGCCCGTTTCGCGGCCTTCCTGGTGAAGGGCGACGAGAGGGTGCTGAGTGCAGAGTCCGTGTGCGAGATGCGGACTCCGGCGGCGCCGGCGGAAGCGGTGGACGTGATGTCCGGTGACGCCTACGGCCTCGGCATGCAGATCCAGCGTCGGCACGGTCGGCTGCTCGTGGGGCACAGCGGATCCCTGCCGGGCTTCCTGGCGAGTGTGAGCATCAGCGTCGAGGACGACGTAGCGGCGGTCGTCCTGGCCAACTGCACCTCAGGCCCACTGGTCTCCGGCGTCGCCGCCGATCTCGTCCGTATCGTCGCAGAGGCGGAGCCACGCATCCCCGACGCCTGGATTCCGATGCGTGCGGTCGATCCGTCGGTGCTGGAGCTGACGGGGCAGTGGTACTGGGGGACGTACGCCTTCGCCCTGCGGCTCACGGCCGACGGGCTCGCCTCGCTGGAGCCGCTTTCCGGCAACGGGCGGCGCTCGCGGTTCCGTCCGAACGGCGACGGCACCTGGACCGGGCTGGAGGGCTACTACGCCGGGGAGCTGCTGAAGGCCGTACGGCGCCCCGACGGGTCCGTGAGCCATCTGGACCTCGGCTCGTTCGTGTTCACGCGGCAGCCGTACGACGAGGCGGCCCCGGTGCCCGGTGGGGTCGACCCTGAGGGGTGGCGCGGCATCGGATAGGCGGTGACATGACTGGGCGCCCTGTTTCACGTGAAACAGGGCGCCCACGCGCATCCGGTCACAGCGGGAGCTTGAAGCCCGTGTGGGAGGCCGTGAAGCCGAGTCGCTCGTAGAAGCGGTGGGCGTCGGTGCGGGTCTTGTCGGAGGTCAGCTGGACCAACTGGCAGCCCTGATGCCGGGATTCGTCGATCGCCCACTCGATGAGCCGTGTTCCCAGGCCGCTGCCGCGCTCCTCGGCGTGGACGCGTACGCCCTCGATGATCGACCTGGTCGCACCGCGACGGGACAGCCCCGGAACGATCGTGAGCTGGAGCGTGCCGACGACGCGGCCTTCCCGGACCGCCACGACCAGGCGCTGATTCCGGTCGGCGCTGAGCCGTTCCAGCGCGGCCAGGTACGGGGTGAGGTCGTCGGGTGACTCGCGCTGTGCGCCCAGGGGGTCGTCCGCGAGCATGGCGACGATCGCCGGCACGTCGTCCGCGACGGCAGCACGTATCTCAAGATCTCCCATGACCGCACCCTACGCAGAGACGCCCGGTGCGGAGTCCGGCTTATGCGGGCACCGGAGTCTTCAGAGTCTCCACGACCCGGACCAGCGGGGCCAGTTCGGGATTCTTCGCCGCCTCGTCGAGGGCCTCGCGCAGCGCGGCGTCGTTGGTCGGCCGGGCCTCTTCGAGCAGCTTGAGGCCCGCCTCGGTGACGTTCGTGTAGATGCCCCGGCGGTCGGTGGGGCAGAGGTAGCGCTCCAGGAGTCCGCGGTCCTCGAGCCGGGTGACCAGACGCGTGGTGGCGCTCTGGCTGAGGACGACGGCGTCGGCGACCTGCTTCATCTGGAGATGCCCTCCGTCCCCGTCGTGCTGCCGGCTGAGCACGTCAAGCAGGGAGTACTCGCGCACGCTCAGGTCGTGCTTGGCCTGCAGGGCGCGCTCGATGTGGGCCTCGATCCTCCCGTGCAGGAGGGAGAGGGCGCACCAGCTCTGGGCGAGAGCGGTGAGCGCGGGGTCCGTCGCTGTCATTGGCGTTTCCTCCGTCCCGGAGCGGCTGACCTCCAGGATAGAGCAGGAGCGCAATTGACGGCGGTTGCATATATCCCGCGTCTGCAATTATTGTGGGCGCACGCAAAGCGCTCCTGCAATCGTCTGGGAAGGTGTACCCCTCCATGCCTCTCGCGCTTCTGGCCCTCGCGATCGGGGCCTTCGGAATCGGAACGACCGAGTTCGTGATCATGGGCTTGCTGCCCGAGGTCGCGGGCGACTACGGGGTCTCCATTCCCACCGCCGGGTACCTGGTGACCGGCTACGCGCTCGGGGTCATGTTCGGCGCCCCGCTGATGACCGTGGTGGGCACCAGGATCTCCCGCAAGCGGATGCTGATGTTGCTGATGGGCCTGTTCATCGCCGGCAACCTGATCTCGGCACTCGCTCCCGCCTTCTCCGTCATGCTGATCGGCCGGATCGTCGCCTCGCTGGCCCACGGCGCCTTCTTCGGCATCGGCTCGGTCGTCGCGGCCGACCTCGTCGCCCCGGACAAGAAGGCCGGAGCCATCGCGATGATGTTCACCGGTCTGACCGTCGCCAACGTCGTCGGCGTCCCGCTGGGCACCCTCGTCGGGCAGTCCGTCGGCTGGCGGGTGACCTTCGGTATCGTCGCCGCCCTCGGGGCCGTCGGCCTGGCCGGCATCGCCCGGCTCGTCCCCGACATGCCCAAGCCGGAGGGAGTGCGCCTGCGGCACGAGCTCGCCGCCTTCAAGAACGTGCAGGTACTGCTCGCGATGGCGATGACCGTACTCGGCTTCGGCGGCGTCTTCGCGGCCATCACCTA from Streptomyces chartreusis NRRL 3882 harbors:
- a CDS encoding glycosyltransferase family 87 protein; translation: MCGMPSAESTRASVHEPDPVRPTQEDEVAAAGSELIGGPLGRRALLGASWWTPVRVIALVAIGMFALGLVQKAPCYNGAWFFGASSQYTHACYSDIPHLYQGRGFADGLVPYFDKLPGDMQYLEYPVLTGVFMEVASWLTPGSGTIQDQEQWYWMVNAGMLMVCASVIAVCVTRTHARRPWDGLLVALAPAFALTATINWDLLAVALTAAAMLMWSRGRSLAFGVLLGLATAAKLYPFLILGPLLVLCWRAGKWREFGAALGGAIVAWVVVNGPVMLFAFEGWSKFYTFSQERGVDFGSFWLIMAQNSDNPLSIDTVNTLATLLMLVCCAGVAVLALTAPRRPRFAQLAFLIVAAFILTNKVYSPQYVLWLVPLAALARPKWRDFLIWQACEVAYFLGIWMYLAYTTSGDAHKGLPTDGYHWAIGLHLLGTLYLCVMIVRDIFMPERDPVRRSGDDDPSGGVLDGAEDVFALGPAARPARHAAAQFDGPQVEWGRQGATGGSL
- a CDS encoding alanine racemase, with product MALTLYVDTARWRAHHKHVQEQFPGLVPVCKGNGYGFGHERLAEEATRLGSDVLAVGTTYEAARIKDWFSGDLLVLTPYRRGEEPVPLPDRVIRSVSSIDGVYGLVGARVVIEVMSSMKRHGIGEQDLPQLHAAIENIRLEGFAIHLPLDRTDGSDAVEEVIGWMDRLRAARLPLHTMFVSHLKAEELIRLQQQFPQTRFRARIGTRLWLGDHEATEYRGAVLDVTRVAKGERFGYRQQKAASDGFLVVVAGGTSHGVGLEAPKALHGVMPRAKGVARAGLATVNRNLSPFVWGGKQRWFAEPPHMQVSILFVPADAPEPKVGEELVAHLRHTTTQFDRIVDR
- the femX gene encoding peptidoglycan bridge formation glycyltransferase FemX; protein product: MSLTLRTISREQHLAYIQSLPSASHMQVPAWADVKAEWRSENLGWFDDRTGELVGAGLVLYRQLPKIKRYLAYLPEGPVINWFAPNLQEWIEPMLAHLKQQGAFSVKMGPPVVIRRWEATSIKQGIQNPDVKRLRDIEADHIEPRAFEVADKLRRMGWQQGEDGGAGFGDVQPRYVFQVPLANRSLEEVHKNFNQLWRRNIKKAEKAGVEVVQGGYQDLEEWQRLYEITAVRDHFRPRPLSYFQRMWTALNTEDPNRMRLYFARHNGVNLSAATMLIVGGHVWYSYGASDNIGREVRPSNAMQWRMLRDAYALGATVYDLRGISDSLDETDHLFGLIQFKVGTGGQAAEYLGEWDFPLNKLLHKALDIYMSRR
- the rpsF gene encoding 30S ribosomal protein S6, producing MRHYEVMVILDPDVEERAVSPLIENFLSVVRDGGGKVEKVDTWGRRRLAYEIKKKPEGIYSVIDLQAEPAVVKELDRQMNLNESVLRTKVLRPETH
- a CDS encoding single-stranded DNA-binding protein — its product is MAGETVITVVGNLVDDPELRFTPSGAAVAKFRVASTPRTFDRQTNEWKDGESLFLTCSVWRQAAENVAESLQRGMRVIVQGRLKQRSYEDREGVKRTVYELDVEEVGASLRNATAKVTKTTGRGGQGGYGGGGGGGQGGGGWGGGPGGGQQGGGAPADDPWATGAPAGGNQGGGGGWGGGSGGGQQGGGYSDEPPF
- the rpsR gene encoding 30S ribosomal protein S18, with amino-acid sequence MAKPPVRKPKKKVCAFCKDKVTYVDYKDTNMLRKFISDRGKIRARRVTGNCTQHQRDVATAVKNSREMALLPYTSTAR
- the rplI gene encoding 50S ribosomal protein L9 → MKIILTHEVSGLGAAGDVVDVKDGYARNYLIPRKFAIRWTKGGEKDVEQIRRARKIHEIQTIEQANQVKAQLEGVKVRLAVRSGDAGRLFGSVTPADIASAIKASGGPEVDKRRIELGSPIKTLGAHETSVRLHPEVAAKVNIEVVAA
- a CDS encoding MATE family efflux transporter — encoded protein: MTQAPARRRTGRRQHDREIVALAVPAFGSLVAEPLFLMADTAIVGHLGTAQLAGLGVASALLMTAVSVFVFLAYATTAAVARRVGAGDLQAAIRQGMDGIWLALLLGAAVVAVVLPTASSVVDLFGASDAAAPYATTYLRISTLGIPAMLVVLAATGVLRGLQDTKTPLYVAIAGFVANGALNAGLVYGADLGIAGSAWGTVIAQWGMALVYLAVVLRGARRYGASLRPDAAGIRASAQAGVPLLVRTLSLRAILMIATAVAARLGDADIAAHQIILSLWSLLAFALDAIAIAGQAIIGRYLGAGDAQGARDACRRMVEWGIAVGVVLGILVVITRPAFLPLFTSDATVKDVALPALLIVALSQPISGIVFVLDGVLMGAGDGPYLAWAMLLTLAVFTPVALLVPVLGGGLTALWATMTLMMTVRMLTLWLRTRSGRWIVTGATR